A single window of Pseudoduganella plicata DNA harbors:
- a CDS encoding FxDxF family PEP-CTERM protein, which translates to MKKALFSKVAGSLLLSAGLLASGVAAADETVTFQPGGVATFGITHNGAGSFSDTFLFSVDTASWLSGSAIVGYTAPGGQLKPNFDITGVTFFSEVNGVRTDLAANVVGDDSLMFGVPTLLQAGTYGFTVTGSLANGLAAGSYAGNLAVAPVPEPSTYAMLGLGLGLLAFTARRKSGAKLG; encoded by the coding sequence ATGAAAAAAGCACTCTTTAGCAAAGTCGCCGGTTCCCTCCTGCTGTCCGCTGGCCTGCTGGCAAGCGGCGTTGCCGCAGCTGACGAAACCGTTACGTTCCAGCCAGGCGGTGTTGCCACCTTCGGCATCACCCACAACGGCGCCGGTTCGTTCAGCGACACGTTCCTGTTCTCGGTCGACACGGCATCGTGGCTGAGCGGCAGCGCAATCGTTGGCTACACCGCTCCAGGTGGCCAGCTGAAGCCAAACTTCGACATCACGGGCGTGACCTTCTTCTCCGAAGTGAACGGCGTTCGTACGGACCTGGCCGCTAACGTTGTCGGCGACGACAGCCTGATGTTCGGCGTGCCAACCCTGCTGCAAGCCGGTACGTACGGCTTCACCGTGACCGGTTCGCTGGCCAACGGCCTGGCAGCTGGTTCCTACGCCGGCAACCTGGCCGTGGCGCCAGTACCGGAACCATCGACCTACGCAATGCTGGGCCTGGGCCTGGGCCTGCTGGCTTTCACCGCACGTCGCAAATCGGGCGCCAAGCTGGGCTAA
- a CDS encoding LiaF transmembrane domain-containing protein: MNCTDTHPTHRQRSQIIWGVTLIAFGVAYLLQRDDDAAVARLWQYWPWVLVAFGINNMLPPVEGRRFVDGLSQVLFGAWFYVTMEGWWGLTFRNSWPLLIIVGGLGMVLQPLARRWFPRRQEEQS, encoded by the coding sequence ATGAACTGTACCGACACCCACCCGACCCACCGCCAGCGAAGCCAGATCATCTGGGGCGTGACGCTGATCGCGTTCGGCGTCGCCTATCTTCTGCAGCGCGACGACGATGCCGCCGTGGCCCGCCTGTGGCAATACTGGCCCTGGGTGCTGGTTGCCTTCGGCATCAACAACATGCTGCCGCCGGTCGAGGGCAGGCGTTTCGTCGACGGCCTGTCCCAGGTGCTGTTCGGGGCCTGGTTCTACGTGACGATGGAAGGCTGGTGGGGGCTGACCTTCCGCAACAGCTGGCCATTGCTTATCATTGTCGGCGGGCTGGGCATGGTGCTGCAGCCGCTCGCGCGGCGCTGGTTCCCGCGGCGCCAGGAGGAGCAGTCATGA
- a CDS encoding TorD/DmsD family molecular chaperone, translating into MNETQLQFETPDSGEEAARAELYGLLSMLFYQAPTPDLLAAIAAAPAEGEGELPDAWRALQGASAGVDAQAVHDEYEGLFIGTGKPEVFLYGSYYMSGFLMEKPLALLRANLNRLGLQRTDDMPETEDHIAALCDVMRHLITSSDVIESSIGTQKAFFADHMQSWVQQMCGEIGAHPGARFYRHVAALAAAFFAVEMQAFDMA; encoded by the coding sequence ATGAACGAAACGCAGTTGCAGTTCGAGACGCCCGACAGCGGCGAGGAAGCGGCACGCGCGGAGCTGTACGGCCTGCTGTCGATGCTGTTCTACCAGGCGCCCACGCCGGACCTGCTGGCGGCCATCGCCGCGGCGCCGGCAGAGGGCGAGGGCGAACTGCCTGACGCGTGGCGCGCGCTGCAGGGCGCGAGCGCGGGCGTGGACGCGCAGGCCGTGCACGACGAATACGAGGGCCTGTTCATCGGCACCGGCAAGCCGGAGGTGTTCCTTTACGGCTCCTATTACATGTCCGGTTTCCTCATGGAGAAGCCGCTGGCGCTGCTGCGCGCAAACCTGAACCGCCTGGGCCTGCAGCGTACCGACGACATGCCGGAGACGGAAGACCACATTGCCGCGCTGTGCGACGTGATGCGCCACCTGATCACCTCGAGCGATGTGATCGAGAGCAGCATCGGTACGCAGAAGGCGTTCTTTGCGGACCACATGCAGTCGTGGGTACAGCAGATGTGCGGCGAGATCGGCGCGCATCCCGGCGCGCGTTTTTACCGCCACGTGGCGGCGCTGGCCGCAGCGTTTTTTGCCGTCGAGATGCAGGCTTTCGACATGGCGTGA
- a CDS encoding 4Fe-4S binding protein, with protein MNSRIKVCNCNHTMPVDGAALGAALDAGTLPVASQLCRREVGDYLNTLEGSGKIVVGCTQEQPLFTELAQQKGTVAPLRFVNLRETGGWSTDSAQATPKMAALLAMARLPDPEPVPEVEYHSEGRVLLTGPAARVLPWAKRLQDQLDVSVLLTDTAGAVLAGGQDWPTFAGGGVVVKGWLGKFAVSWQQVNPIDLDLCTRCNACVKTCPEGAIGLDYQINLSACTSHGDCVKACGAVGAIDFGRLETARSGEFDLVFDLHDQPLLTLHQPPQGYFAPGASEAKAAEQAMQLATMTGTFGKPKFFQYKDSICAHGRNKKIGCNACVEVCSAEAIAHAGDKIVVNPNLCVGCGACTTVCPSGALSYAYPRVADQGARIRTLLSTYAKAGGKRPALLLHSHDAGAALVEALGRGAGAGKLRGVPARVMPLPLHHIASVGIDVWLSAIAYGAANVLILVTGAEAPQYVTALAQQIDIARTILTSLGYGSDHLQLVQAGDAAALDGALRRIEAGHVPAVAATFAIGGGKGGDKRTTLEFALEHLAKHAPTPQREIALPAGSPFGTLSVDTDACTLCMACVGACPESALSDNPNAPQLRFTESNCVQCGLCEKTCPENAIALTPRLLLAPEAKQPRVLNEARPYHCIRCEKPFGTLQMVENMVAKLSSHGAFSANLDRLRMCSDCRVIDMMQPAKEVSIFEVKR; from the coding sequence ATGAACAGCCGAATCAAAGTTTGTAATTGCAACCATACGATGCCCGTCGACGGCGCGGCCCTGGGGGCCGCCCTCGATGCCGGCACCTTGCCCGTCGCCAGCCAGTTATGCCGCCGCGAAGTGGGCGACTACCTCAATACCCTCGAAGGCAGCGGCAAGATCGTTGTCGGCTGCACGCAGGAGCAGCCGCTCTTCACGGAGCTCGCGCAGCAGAAGGGCACGGTGGCGCCGCTGCGCTTCGTCAACCTGCGCGAAACGGGCGGCTGGAGCACTGACAGTGCGCAGGCCACGCCGAAGATGGCGGCCCTCCTGGCGATGGCGCGCCTGCCCGACCCGGAGCCCGTGCCGGAAGTGGAATACCACTCGGAAGGGCGCGTGCTGCTGACGGGGCCCGCAGCGCGCGTGCTGCCGTGGGCAAAGCGCCTGCAGGACCAACTGGACGTATCCGTGCTGCTGACCGATACGGCAGGCGCCGTGCTGGCCGGCGGCCAGGACTGGCCCACGTTTGCCGGCGGCGGCGTCGTCGTCAAGGGCTGGCTGGGCAAGTTCGCCGTCAGCTGGCAGCAGGTCAACCCGATCGACCTGGACCTGTGCACGCGCTGTAACGCCTGTGTGAAAACCTGCCCGGAGGGCGCCATCGGCCTGGATTACCAGATCAATCTGTCGGCTTGCACGTCGCATGGCGACTGCGTGAAGGCCTGCGGTGCCGTCGGCGCCATCGATTTCGGCCGGCTCGAGACCGCCCGCAGCGGCGAATTCGACCTGGTCTTCGACCTGCATGACCAGCCGCTGCTGACGTTGCACCAGCCGCCCCAGGGCTACTTCGCGCCGGGCGCGTCGGAAGCGAAAGCGGCCGAACAGGCCATGCAGCTCGCCACGATGACGGGCACCTTCGGCAAGCCCAAGTTCTTCCAGTACAAGGACAGCATCTGCGCGCACGGCCGCAACAAGAAGATCGGCTGCAACGCCTGCGTGGAGGTCTGCTCGGCCGAGGCAATTGCCCATGCCGGCGACAAGATCGTCGTCAATCCGAACCTGTGCGTGGGCTGCGGCGCCTGCACCACCGTGTGCCCGTCCGGCGCGCTGTCGTACGCATATCCGCGCGTGGCCGACCAGGGCGCGCGCATCCGCACGCTGCTGTCGACGTATGCGAAAGCCGGAGGCAAGCGTCCCGCATTGCTGCTGCATTCGCACGACGCGGGCGCCGCACTGGTCGAAGCGCTGGGCCGCGGTGCGGGCGCCGGCAAGCTGCGTGGCGTGCCTGCGCGCGTGATGCCGCTGCCGCTGCATCACATCGCCTCTGTCGGCATCGATGTCTGGCTGTCCGCCATCGCCTACGGCGCGGCCAACGTGCTGATCCTCGTCACCGGCGCGGAAGCGCCGCAATACGTGACGGCGCTGGCGCAGCAGATCGACATCGCCCGCACCATTCTTACCAGCCTCGGTTACGGTAGCGACCATCTGCAGCTGGTGCAGGCCGGCGACGCCGCCGCGCTGGACGGCGCGCTGCGCCGCATCGAGGCCGGGCACGTGCCGGCCGTGGCCGCGACGTTCGCCATCGGCGGCGGCAAGGGCGGCGACAAGCGCACGACGCTGGAATTCGCGCTGGAGCACCTGGCGAAGCACGCGCCGACGCCACAGCGCGAGATCGCGCTGCCGGCCGGTAGTCCGTTCGGCACGCTGAGCGTCGACACGGATGCCTGCACGCTGTGCATGGCCTGCGTGGGCGCCTGCCCGGAATCGGCCCTGTCGGACAATCCGAACGCGCCGCAGCTGCGCTTCACGGAATCGAACTGCGTGCAGTGTGGCCTGTGCGAAAAGACGTGTCCGGAGAACGCCATCGCACTGACGCCGCGCCTGCTGCTGGCGCCGGAAGCGAAACAGCCGCGCGTGCTGAACGAAGCCAGGCCGTACCACTGCATCCGCTGCGAGAAGCCGTTCGGCACGTTGCAGATGGTCGAGAACATGGTGGCGAAACTTTCCTCGCACGGCGCATTCTCGGCCAACCTGGACCGCCTGCGCATGTGTTCCGACTGCCGCGTCATCGACATGATGCAGCCGGCCAAGGAAGTATCGATTTTCGAGGTGAAGCGATGA
- the fdh3B gene encoding formate dehydrogenase FDH3 subunit beta, translating to MARMKFICDTERCIECNSCATACKNEHEVPWGVNRRRVVTINDGVIGQEKSVSVACMHCSDAPCMAVCPVDCFYRTDEGVVLHNKDACIGCGYCSYACPFGAPQFPSNGTFGLRGKMDKCTFCAGGPEENGSPEEFEKYGRNRLSEGKLPACAEMCSTKALLGGDGDVVADIFRTRVITRGKGSEVWGWGTAYGNKPQQDSVKQEMAK from the coding sequence ATGGCACGAATGAAATTTATCTGCGACACCGAGCGCTGCATCGAATGTAACAGCTGCGCAACGGCGTGCAAGAACGAACACGAAGTACCGTGGGGCGTGAACCGCCGCCGCGTGGTAACGATCAACGACGGCGTCATCGGCCAGGAGAAATCCGTGTCGGTGGCCTGCATGCACTGCTCCGACGCACCCTGCATGGCCGTCTGCCCGGTGGACTGCTTCTACCGCACCGACGAAGGCGTCGTGCTGCACAACAAGGATGCCTGCATCGGCTGCGGCTACTGCTCGTACGCCTGCCCGTTCGGCGCGCCGCAGTTCCCGTCGAACGGCACCTTCGGCCTGCGCGGCAAGATGGACAAGTGCACGTTCTGCGCCGGCGGCCCGGAAGAAAACGGCTCGCCAGAGGAATTCGAGAAGTACGGCCGCAACCGCCTGTCCGAAGGCAAGCTGCCGGCCTGCGCCGAAATGTGCTCGACCAAGGCCCTGCTGGGCGGCGACGGCGATGTCGTGGCCGACATCTTCCGCACCCGCGTGATCACCCGCGGCAAGGGCAGCGAAGTGTGGGGCTGGGGTACCGCCTACGGCAACAAGCCGCAGCAGGACAGCGTCAAGCAGGAGATGGCGAAATGA
- a CDS encoding LiaF transmembrane domain-containing protein, translated as MKTQGNGQYMGAQVVVGIAVIAIGVLFLFDNLGWLHLDMGTQFWPIVLIAAGVLKITQSRSRHGNTVGGLLLLFGAIMLLKGLGLLSIGWNVLAPLLMIGAGVALVLRSASRESRRDKAGVPPADAHAMHAGQDTVNLTTVLGAYRRRVTARFFAGGDITVIMAGCDLDLRQTSIDGIAILNVFALMGGINIKVPLDWAVEMEGLPLVAGFQDFTVHPKDGGKRLVVRGSVVMGGLEVRN; from the coding sequence ATGAAAACGCAAGGCAATGGGCAATATATGGGGGCGCAGGTCGTCGTCGGCATCGCCGTCATCGCCATCGGTGTGCTGTTCCTGTTCGATAACCTGGGCTGGCTGCACCTGGACATGGGCACGCAGTTCTGGCCCATCGTCCTGATCGCCGCAGGGGTTCTGAAGATCACACAGTCACGTTCGCGGCACGGCAACACTGTCGGCGGCTTGCTGCTGCTGTTTGGAGCGATCATGCTGCTGAAAGGACTCGGCCTGCTGTCCATCGGCTGGAACGTGCTGGCCCCGCTGCTGATGATCGGTGCCGGCGTCGCACTGGTGCTCCGCTCCGCCTCGCGCGAGTCCCGGCGCGACAAGGCGGGCGTGCCGCCGGCCGACGCCCATGCCATGCATGCCGGGCAGGACACGGTCAACCTGACCACCGTGCTGGGGGCTTACCGCCGCCGCGTGACGGCGCGGTTCTTCGCCGGTGGCGACATCACCGTCATCATGGCCGGCTGCGACCTTGACCTGCGTCAGACCTCGATCGACGGCATCGCCATCCTCAACGTGTTCGCGCTGATGGGCGGCATCAACATCAAGGTGCCGCTGGACTGGGCGGTCGAAATGGAAGGACTGCCCCTGGTAGCCGGCTTCCAGGACTTCACGGTGCATCCGAAGGATGGCGGCAAGCGGCTTGTCGTGCGCGGCAGCGTCGTCATGGGCGGGCTGGAGGTGCGCAACTGA
- a CDS encoding FxDxF family PEP-CTERM protein, with protein MKKAFYSKVAGSLLLSAGLLASGAAAADETITLNAGGVGVFGITHAAGEEFTDTFLFSLTPDWAGWAAGSAAVGITNLNGVLTPNVDITNIVFFSEVGGERTELETTFNDGAITFYPTAMLEAGSYGFTVTGVVASNVQAGSYAGNLSVTPVPEPATYAMLGVGIGLLAFTARRKTNNKLG; from the coding sequence ATGAAGAAAGCTTTTTATAGCAAGGTAGCCGGCTCTCTCCTGTTGTCCGCCGGCCTGCTCGCCTCCGGCGCGGCAGCTGCGGACGAAACCATCACCCTCAACGCGGGCGGCGTTGGCGTCTTCGGCATCACCCACGCTGCCGGCGAAGAGTTCACCGATACGTTCCTGTTCTCGCTTACGCCCGACTGGGCCGGCTGGGCCGCAGGCTCGGCTGCCGTGGGCATCACGAACCTCAACGGTGTGCTGACGCCCAATGTCGACATCACCAACATCGTGTTCTTCTCGGAAGTGGGTGGTGAGCGTACCGAACTGGAAACCACGTTCAACGACGGCGCCATCACGTTCTATCCCACGGCCATGCTGGAAGCCGGCAGCTACGGCTTTACGGTGACGGGTGTCGTGGCCTCGAACGTGCAGGCCGGCTCGTACGCCGGTAACCTGAGCGTTACGCCGGTTCCGGAACCGGCGACCTACGCTATGCTTGGCGTTGGTATCGGCCTGCTGGCCTTCACGGCACGCCGCAAAACCAATAACAAGCTGGGCTGA
- a CDS encoding formate dehydrogenase subunit gamma: MQRWLAMLALCCAAAAGSASAQPAPVTAATSTEKPALPAVMPAQADAPVANAGPGAQSTAAPANGGAPQVESIDILKQNQAERTRAQPGNAAPVWRKVVEGTEHYSSLPYREAGVLIQPRAQYLGQEHPVTAGEAWRRFRNGPLLHIGGWLFLAAIAACAALYFIGGPLKIKGPMTGRLIERFTPSERMIHWSVAITFVILMVSGLTMAFGKFVLMPVLGHALFGWLTYALKTVHNFVGPLFAVSLLAMIVKFARDNLPVKADIKWLLSAGGAIGGKHPHAGRFNGGEKIWFWGGVLAMGVLVTVSGFVLVKIVPGLDYTRGLMQTFNVVHLVAASLVMAASMGHIYLGTVGMQGAYRAMRDGYVDDQWAKEHHDLWYDEVVRGDVPRVRSQEAAAPVAAPMAAVAPKTV; encoded by the coding sequence ATGCAACGATGGTTAGCCATGCTGGCGCTGTGCTGCGCCGCCGCTGCCGGCAGTGCGTCGGCACAGCCTGCGCCCGTGACGGCGGCAACGTCGACGGAAAAGCCGGCGCTGCCAGCAGTCATGCCGGCGCAGGCCGACGCGCCGGTTGCCAACGCGGGACCGGGCGCGCAAAGCACCGCGGCGCCTGCCAATGGCGGCGCACCGCAGGTCGAGTCGATCGACATCCTCAAGCAGAACCAGGCCGAGCGCACCCGCGCCCAGCCGGGCAATGCGGCGCCGGTGTGGCGCAAGGTGGTGGAGGGCACGGAACATTATTCCAGCCTGCCGTATCGTGAGGCCGGCGTATTGATCCAGCCGCGCGCGCAGTACCTCGGCCAGGAACATCCCGTCACTGCCGGCGAAGCGTGGCGCCGTTTCCGTAACGGTCCGCTGCTGCACATTGGCGGCTGGCTGTTCCTGGCCGCGATCGCGGCCTGCGCGGCGCTGTACTTCATTGGCGGTCCACTGAAGATCAAGGGGCCGATGACGGGCCGCCTGATCGAGCGGTTCACGCCCAGCGAGCGGATGATCCACTGGTCCGTCGCGATCACCTTCGTCATCCTGATGGTGTCGGGCCTGACGATGGCGTTCGGGAAGTTCGTGCTGATGCCCGTGCTGGGCCACGCGCTGTTCGGCTGGCTGACGTATGCGCTGAAGACCGTGCACAACTTCGTCGGTCCGCTGTTTGCCGTGTCCCTGCTGGCGATGATCGTCAAGTTCGCGCGCGACAACCTGCCTGTCAAGGCCGATATCAAGTGGCTGCTGTCGGCCGGTGGCGCCATCGGCGGCAAGCACCCGCATGCAGGCCGCTTCAACGGCGGCGAGAAGATCTGGTTCTGGGGCGGCGTGCTGGCGATGGGCGTGCTGGTGACGGTCTCCGGCTTCGTGCTGGTCAAGATCGTCCCGGGCCTGGACTACACCCGTGGCCTGATGCAGACGTTCAACGTGGTGCACCTGGTGGCGGCATCGCTGGTCATGGCCGCGTCGATGGGCCACATCTACCTTGGCACCGTCGGCATGCAGGGCGCCTACCGCGCCATGCGCGACGGCTATGTGGATGACCAGTGGGCCAAGGAACACCACGACCTGTGGTACGACGAAGTGGTGCGGGGCGACGTGCCGCGCGTGCGTTCGCAGGAAGCCGCGGCGCCCGTTGCCGCGCCCATGGCTGCCGTGGCGCCGAAGACTGTTTAA
- a CDS encoding formate dehydrogenase subunit alpha — protein sequence MLLTRKNADGSRQATRAGRFAASLSDSLSRALPTMDRRAFLKRSGVGVGVGIAASQWQLVKKAQAADKPAEASGLKREVRRTVCSHCSVGCAVDAVVENGVWVRQEPVFDSPINLGGHCAKGAALREHGHGEHRLKYPMKLVNGKYQRISWDTALEEISQRLLAVRKESGPDSVFWVGSSKHNNEQAQLLRKFVSFFGTNNCDHQARICHSTTVAGVANTWGYGAMTNSYNDMSFSKAVMYIGSNAAEAHPVSMVHMMHAKENGCKMIVVDPRFTRTAAKADQYVRIRSGSDIPYLYGMLYHIFKNGWEDKQYIHDRVYGMEAVRDEVMKWTPEKVEEACGVPEAEVFKAAQTMALNKPSSIVWCMGQTQHSIGNAIVRASCILQLALGNVGKSGGGTNIFRGHDNVQGATDVGPNPDSLPGYYGLATGAWKHWCTVWGVDYEWVKGRFASQAMMEKSGTTVSRWIDAVMEKNELIDQENNVKAMVFWGHAPNSQTRGLEMKKALDKLDTLVVIDPYPSATAAMAAMTVDGQELNPNRAVYLLPAATQFETSGSVTASNRSIQWREKVIEPLFESRTDHMIMYQLAEKMGFAKELVAKIKLVQGKGGMMEPEPESMLREINRGTWTIGYTGQTPERLKAHMRNMHKFDVKTLRCKEGKDEETGYDLTGDYFGLPWPCFGTPEMKHPGTANLYDNSLHVMDGGGNFRANFGVEKDGTNLLAEDGSHSVGADITTGYPEFDHVLLKKLGWWDDLTEDEKKAAEGKNWKTDLSGGIQRVCMKVHGVHPYGNAKARAVVWNFPDPVPLHREPIFGTRPDLIAKYPTHDDKKAFWRLPTLYKTLQQKNVEAGLAEKFPIILSSGRLVEYEGGGEETRSNPWLAELQQENFVEINPQAASARGIRNGEYVIVSTPTGARIKVRALVTPRVGVDTAWIPFHFSGWWQGKDMLEFYPEGAAPVVRGEAVNTATTYGYDAVTMMQETKTTICNIERAV from the coding sequence ATGTTATTAACCCGTAAAAATGCGGACGGCAGCCGCCAGGCGACGCGCGCCGGTCGTTTTGCCGCCAGCCTCTCCGACAGCCTGTCGCGCGCGCTGCCGACAATGGATCGCCGCGCGTTCCTGAAGCGTTCCGGCGTTGGTGTCGGTGTCGGCATCGCCGCCTCGCAATGGCAGCTGGTGAAAAAGGCGCAGGCCGCCGACAAGCCGGCCGAAGCGTCCGGCCTGAAGCGCGAAGTGCGCCGCACCGTCTGCAGCCACTGCTCGGTGGGCTGCGCCGTCGATGCCGTCGTTGAAAATGGCGTCTGGGTGCGCCAGGAACCCGTGTTCGATTCGCCGATCAACCTGGGCGGGCATTGCGCCAAGGGCGCCGCGCTGCGCGAACACGGCCATGGCGAACACCGCCTGAAGTACCCGATGAAGCTCGTCAACGGCAAGTACCAGCGCATCAGCTGGGACACGGCGCTGGAAGAAATCTCGCAGCGCCTGCTGGCCGTACGCAAGGAAAGCGGTCCGGACTCCGTGTTCTGGGTGGGCTCGTCGAAGCACAACAACGAACAGGCGCAGCTCTTGCGCAAGTTCGTGTCCTTCTTCGGCACGAACAACTGCGACCACCAGGCCCGCATCTGCCACTCGACTACCGTTGCCGGCGTGGCCAACACGTGGGGCTACGGCGCCATGACGAACAGCTACAACGACATGTCGTTCTCGAAGGCCGTCATGTACATCGGCTCGAACGCGGCCGAAGCGCACCCGGTATCGATGGTCCACATGATGCATGCCAAGGAAAACGGCTGCAAGATGATCGTCGTCGATCCGCGCTTCACCCGTACGGCAGCCAAGGCCGACCAGTACGTGCGCATCCGCTCCGGTTCGGACATCCCTTACCTGTACGGCATGCTGTACCACATCTTCAAGAACGGCTGGGAAGACAAGCAATACATCCACGACCGCGTGTACGGCATGGAAGCGGTGCGCGATGAAGTCATGAAGTGGACGCCCGAGAAGGTCGAAGAGGCCTGCGGCGTGCCGGAAGCGGAAGTGTTCAAGGCCGCGCAGACGATGGCGCTGAACAAGCCGTCGTCCATCGTCTGGTGCATGGGCCAGACCCAGCACTCGATCGGCAACGCCATCGTGCGCGCCTCGTGCATCCTGCAGCTGGCGCTGGGCAACGTCGGCAAGTCCGGCGGCGGCACCAACATCTTCCGCGGCCACGACAACGTGCAGGGCGCCACCGACGTCGGCCCGAACCCGGATTCGCTGCCTGGCTACTACGGCCTGGCCACCGGTGCATGGAAGCACTGGTGCACGGTCTGGGGCGTGGACTACGAGTGGGTCAAGGGCCGCTTCGCCTCGCAGGCGATGATGGAAAAGTCCGGCACCACCGTGTCGCGCTGGATCGATGCCGTGATGGAAAAGAACGAGCTGATCGACCAGGAAAACAACGTCAAGGCGATGGTGTTCTGGGGCCATGCGCCGAACTCGCAGACCCGCGGCCTGGAAATGAAGAAGGCGCTGGACAAACTCGATACGCTGGTCGTCATCGACCCGTATCCGTCGGCCACCGCGGCGATGGCCGCGATGACGGTGGACGGCCAGGAGCTCAATCCGAACCGCGCCGTGTACCTGCTGCCGGCCGCCACGCAGTTCGAAACGTCCGGCTCCGTCACGGCATCGAACCGTTCGATCCAGTGGCGCGAGAAGGTCATCGAGCCGCTGTTCGAATCGCGTACCGACCATATGATCATGTACCAGCTGGCCGAGAAGATGGGCTTTGCCAAGGAGCTGGTCGCGAAGATCAAGCTGGTGCAGGGCAAGGGCGGCATGATGGAACCGGAACCGGAATCGATGCTGCGCGAGATCAACCGCGGCACGTGGACGATCGGCTACACGGGCCAGACGCCGGAGCGCCTGAAGGCGCACATGCGCAATATGCACAAGTTCGACGTCAAGACCTTGCGCTGCAAGGAAGGCAAGGACGAAGAGACGGGCTACGACCTGACGGGCGATTATTTCGGCCTGCCATGGCCATGCTTCGGCACCCCGGAAATGAAGCACCCGGGCACGGCCAACCTGTACGACAACAGCCTGCACGTGATGGACGGCGGCGGCAACTTCCGCGCCAACTTCGGCGTCGAGAAGGATGGCACCAACCTGCTGGCCGAGGACGGCTCGCACTCCGTCGGCGCGGACATCACGACCGGCTATCCGGAGTTCGACCACGTGCTGCTGAAGAAGCTGGGCTGGTGGGATGACCTGACCGAGGACGAGAAGAAGGCGGCCGAGGGCAAGAACTGGAAGACCGACCTGTCCGGCGGTATCCAGCGCGTCTGCATGAAGGTGCACGGCGTGCACCCGTACGGCAACGCCAAGGCGCGCGCCGTCGTCTGGAACTTCCCCGATCCGGTGCCCCTGCACCGCGAGCCGATCTTCGGCACGCGCCCGGACCTGATCGCGAAGTACCCGACGCACGACGACAAGAAAGCCTTCTGGCGCCTGCCGACGCTGTACAAGACGCTGCAGCAGAAGAACGTGGAAGCGGGCCTGGCGGAGAAGTTCCCGATCATCCTGTCGTCCGGCCGTCTGGTCGAGTACGAGGGTGGCGGCGAGGAGACCCGGTCGAACCCGTGGCTGGCCGAACTGCAGCAGGAGAACTTTGTCGAGATCAATCCGCAGGCGGCATCGGCACGCGGTATCCGCAACGGCGAATACGTCATCGTCTCGACGCCGACGGGCGCGCGCATCAAGGTGCGCGCACTGGTCACGCCACGCGTGGGCGTGGACACGGCGTGGATTCCGTTCCACTTCTCCGGCTGGTGGCAGGGCAAGGACATGCTCGAGTTCTACCCGGAAGGTGCCGCACCCGTGGTGCGTGGCGAGGCTGTCAACACGGCCACCACGTACGGCTATGACGCCGTCACCATGATGCAGGAAACCAAGACCACCATCTGCAATATCGAACGCGCTGTTTAA
- a CDS encoding LysR family transcriptional regulator, translating into MDINSDDLKTFVTVVDSGSLSAAAVHLGQTTSGVSRALTRLEEKLQTSLLTRTTRRMELTEEGKLFLDKARRILASIEEVEECIRIRRQQPAGRLCVDAASPFMLHCVVPHVGEFRARYPEIRLELTSNDRIADLIEHRTDIAIRIGMLNDSTLHARALSSSPLHILASPAYLAQYGTPAAPADLTDHVLLGFVQYEQGNVWPLRHAQGDSLAVAPALVASSGETLRQLALANQGIVCLADFMTRDDIAAGRLVPLLANWNSGYRQQIHAVYYRNTQLAQRIACFLEFLQQKL; encoded by the coding sequence ATGGACATTAATTCCGACGACCTGAAGACGTTCGTGACCGTTGTGGACAGCGGTTCGCTGAGCGCTGCGGCCGTGCACCTGGGCCAGACCACATCCGGCGTCAGCCGCGCGCTGACCCGGCTGGAAGAGAAACTGCAGACTTCGTTGCTGACGCGCACGACACGGCGCATGGAGCTGACGGAGGAAGGCAAGCTGTTCCTCGACAAGGCGCGCCGCATCCTTGCTTCCATCGAGGAGGTGGAGGAGTGCATCCGCATCCGCCGCCAGCAGCCCGCTGGCCGCCTGTGCGTGGACGCGGCGTCGCCGTTCATGCTGCATTGCGTGGTGCCGCATGTCGGCGAATTTCGCGCGAGGTATCCGGAGATCCGGCTGGAGTTGACCAGCAACGACCGGATCGCCGACCTGATCGAGCATCGCACCGACATCGCCATCCGTATCGGCATGCTGAACGACTCGACCTTGCATGCGCGGGCGCTGTCGTCCAGCCCGTTGCACATCCTGGCCAGTCCGGCATACCTGGCGCAATATGGCACCCCGGCCGCACCGGCCGACCTGACCGACCACGTGCTGCTTGGCTTCGTGCAGTACGAGCAGGGCAACGTGTGGCCTTTGCGTCATGCCCAAGGCGACAGTCTGGCCGTCGCCCCGGCACTGGTCGCATCCAGCGGCGAGACATTGCGCCAGCTGGCGCTGGCAAACCAGGGCATTGTCTGCCTGGCGGACTTCATGACGCGCGACGACATCGCAGCGGGCCGCCTGGTCCCGTTGCTGGCGAACTGGAACAGCGGGTACCGGCAGCAGATCCACGCTGTCTATTACCGCAACACGCAGCTGGCGCAACGTATCGCGTGCTTCCTCGAGTTCCTGCAACAGAAGCTGTAA